A genomic segment from Terriglobales bacterium encodes:
- a CDS encoding NADH-ubiquinone oxidoreductase-F iron-sulfur binding region domain-containing protein — protein sequence AGRTFCALGDAAAFPTMSIIKKWRKEFEEHLDGRSCPFETASSREMALV from the coding sequence GCTGGCCGAACCTTCTGCGCATTAGGCGACGCGGCTGCGTTTCCTACAATGTCGATCATTAAGAAATGGCGAAAAGAGTTTGAAGAGCACCTGGACGGAAGAAGTTGTCCGTTTGAAACGGCGTCATCGAGAGAGATGGCGCTAGTGTGA